One Vanessa atalanta chromosome 20, ilVanAtal1.2, whole genome shotgun sequence genomic window carries:
- the LOC125072135 gene encoding arginine/serine-rich coiled-coil protein 2 isoform X2, whose product MDSLVGYGSDDEVESDRYNHQPSVSNSGRRKEDDVNYDNVNMDLSEESQGGESEPELPQAEPQTSEKSSREDRRGSNDSRERERDRERSPDRRERRRERDRHERERRSPRRDDRHYKDRAERCRGPESSRRGGDRPEPKMPALMDLKPYNGDIPQDARDAASPRFVDRDRRDRDRERDRDRDNRHSRRSEERRGGRDRLSERSRSRGAAFPPPSSITNEKRGSPSGDYRPSSYKVNKKLEVMEKMGLQIKTPDGSMATAQQLRAAAGDAPHGLPTYCNTGAISSNKILDQVQKRKLLWSNKEKKVAEAEAAKWSGARFSQDSDGKQVSKFMRLMGIKDPSAVVTETVDSTADPNKKQEELFQAMQAQYEVARATTHTMRGVGLGFQRGNF is encoded by the exons ATGGACTCCTTAGTTGGTTACGGTAGTGACGATGAGGTTGAGTCTGATCGCTACAATCATCAACCATCG GTGAGCAACAGCGGACGTCGGAAGGAAGATGATGTGAACTATGACAATGTCAACATGGACTTGAGCGAG GAGTCCCAAGGCGGAGAGTCGGAGCCCGAGCTGCCGCAAGCCGAGCCGCAGACATCAGAAAAATCTTCGCGAGAAGATAGGCGAGGTTCCA ATGACAGTCGTGAGCGCGAACGTGACCGCGAGCGCTCCCCGGACCGACGCGAGCGGCGCCGCGAACGCGACCGACACGAGCGCGAGCGACGCTCTCCGCGCAGAGACGACAGACACTACAAGGACAG AGCGGAGCGATGTCGCGGTCCAGAGAGCTCGCGGCGTGGCGGTGACCGGCCGGAGCCTAAG aTGCCAGCACTTATGGACCTGAAGCCCTACAACGGAGATATTCCACAGGACGCGCGCGACGCAGCCTCGCCCAG ATTTGTTGATCGTGATCGTCGCGACAGAGATAGAGAACGCGACCGCGACCGTGACAATAGACACAGCAGGCGGTCGGAGGAGAgaag GGGTGGCCGGGATCGCCTTTCGGAGCGCTCCAGATCGCGTGGAGCCGCTTTCCCACCACCGAGTTCTAT tacAAATGAAAAGCGCGGTTCTCCGTCGGGTGACTACAGGCCGTCCTCTTATAAAgttaacaagaaactcgaagtTATGGAGAAAATGG GTCTCCAGATCAAGACTCCGGATGGTTCCATGGCGACGGCTCAGCAGCTGCGCGCTGCGGCGGGCGACGCGCCGCACGGCTTGCCTACGTACTGCAACACCGGAGCCATCAGCTCTAACAAGATACTCGACCAG GTACAAAAGCGCAAGCTACTATGGTCCAACAAAGAGAAGAAAGTTGCGGAAGCGGAGGCAGCCAAGTGGAGTGGTGCACGATTTTCGCAGGATTCTGATGGCAAACAAGTTTCTAAGTTTATGCGTCTAATGGGCATCAAGGATCCTT ctgcAGTTGTAACGGAAACAGTTGACTCTACTGCTGACCCCAACAAAAAGCAAGAAGAACTTTTCCAAGCAATGCAGGCACAGTACGAGGTTGCACGCGCGACTACGCATACCATGCGAGGGGTTGGTCTTGGCTTCCAGCGGGGAAACTTTTAA
- the LOC125072135 gene encoding arginine/serine-rich coiled-coil protein 2 isoform X1 — MDSLVGYGSDDEVESDRYNHQPSVSNSGRRKEDDVNYDNVNMDLSEHESQGGESEPELPQAEPQTSEKSSREDRRGSNDSRERERDRERSPDRRERRRERDRHERERRSPRRDDRHYKDRAERCRGPESSRRGGDRPEPKMPALMDLKPYNGDIPQDARDAASPRFVDRDRRDRDRERDRDRDNRHSRRSEERRGGRDRLSERSRSRGAAFPPPSSITNEKRGSPSGDYRPSSYKVNKKLEVMEKMGLQIKTPDGSMATAQQLRAAAGDAPHGLPTYCNTGAISSNKILDQVQKRKLLWSNKEKKVAEAEAAKWSGARFSQDSDGKQVSKFMRLMGIKDPSAVVTETVDSTADPNKKQEELFQAMQAQYEVARATTHTMRGVGLGFQRGNF; from the exons ATGGACTCCTTAGTTGGTTACGGTAGTGACGATGAGGTTGAGTCTGATCGCTACAATCATCAACCATCG GTGAGCAACAGCGGACGTCGGAAGGAAGATGATGTGAACTATGACAATGTCAACATGGACTTGAGCGAG CAT GAGTCCCAAGGCGGAGAGTCGGAGCCCGAGCTGCCGCAAGCCGAGCCGCAGACATCAGAAAAATCTTCGCGAGAAGATAGGCGAGGTTCCA ATGACAGTCGTGAGCGCGAACGTGACCGCGAGCGCTCCCCGGACCGACGCGAGCGGCGCCGCGAACGCGACCGACACGAGCGCGAGCGACGCTCTCCGCGCAGAGACGACAGACACTACAAGGACAG AGCGGAGCGATGTCGCGGTCCAGAGAGCTCGCGGCGTGGCGGTGACCGGCCGGAGCCTAAG aTGCCAGCACTTATGGACCTGAAGCCCTACAACGGAGATATTCCACAGGACGCGCGCGACGCAGCCTCGCCCAG ATTTGTTGATCGTGATCGTCGCGACAGAGATAGAGAACGCGACCGCGACCGTGACAATAGACACAGCAGGCGGTCGGAGGAGAgaag GGGTGGCCGGGATCGCCTTTCGGAGCGCTCCAGATCGCGTGGAGCCGCTTTCCCACCACCGAGTTCTAT tacAAATGAAAAGCGCGGTTCTCCGTCGGGTGACTACAGGCCGTCCTCTTATAAAgttaacaagaaactcgaagtTATGGAGAAAATGG GTCTCCAGATCAAGACTCCGGATGGTTCCATGGCGACGGCTCAGCAGCTGCGCGCTGCGGCGGGCGACGCGCCGCACGGCTTGCCTACGTACTGCAACACCGGAGCCATCAGCTCTAACAAGATACTCGACCAG GTACAAAAGCGCAAGCTACTATGGTCCAACAAAGAGAAGAAAGTTGCGGAAGCGGAGGCAGCCAAGTGGAGTGGTGCACGATTTTCGCAGGATTCTGATGGCAAACAAGTTTCTAAGTTTATGCGTCTAATGGGCATCAAGGATCCTT ctgcAGTTGTAACGGAAACAGTTGACTCTACTGCTGACCCCAACAAAAAGCAAGAAGAACTTTTCCAAGCAATGCAGGCACAGTACGAGGTTGCACGCGCGACTACGCATACCATGCGAGGGGTTGGTCTTGGCTTCCAGCGGGGAAACTTTTAA
- the LOC125072135 gene encoding arginine/serine-rich coiled-coil protein 2 isoform X4 codes for MDLSEESQGGESEPELPQAEPQTSEKSSREDRRGSNDSRERERDRERSPDRRERRRERDRHERERRSPRRDDRHYKDRAERCRGPESSRRGGDRPEPKMPALMDLKPYNGDIPQDARDAASPRFVDRDRRDRDRERDRDRDNRHSRRSEERRGGRDRLSERSRSRGAAFPPPSSITNEKRGSPSGDYRPSSYKVNKKLEVMEKMGLQIKTPDGSMATAQQLRAAAGDAPHGLPTYCNTGAISSNKILDQVQKRKLLWSNKEKKVAEAEAAKWSGARFSQDSDGKQVSKFMRLMGIKDPSAVVTETVDSTADPNKKQEELFQAMQAQYEVARATTHTMRGVGLGFQRGNF; via the exons ATGGACTTGAGCGAG GAGTCCCAAGGCGGAGAGTCGGAGCCCGAGCTGCCGCAAGCCGAGCCGCAGACATCAGAAAAATCTTCGCGAGAAGATAGGCGAGGTTCCA ATGACAGTCGTGAGCGCGAACGTGACCGCGAGCGCTCCCCGGACCGACGCGAGCGGCGCCGCGAACGCGACCGACACGAGCGCGAGCGACGCTCTCCGCGCAGAGACGACAGACACTACAAGGACAG AGCGGAGCGATGTCGCGGTCCAGAGAGCTCGCGGCGTGGCGGTGACCGGCCGGAGCCTAAG aTGCCAGCACTTATGGACCTGAAGCCCTACAACGGAGATATTCCACAGGACGCGCGCGACGCAGCCTCGCCCAG ATTTGTTGATCGTGATCGTCGCGACAGAGATAGAGAACGCGACCGCGACCGTGACAATAGACACAGCAGGCGGTCGGAGGAGAgaag GGGTGGCCGGGATCGCCTTTCGGAGCGCTCCAGATCGCGTGGAGCCGCTTTCCCACCACCGAGTTCTAT tacAAATGAAAAGCGCGGTTCTCCGTCGGGTGACTACAGGCCGTCCTCTTATAAAgttaacaagaaactcgaagtTATGGAGAAAATGG GTCTCCAGATCAAGACTCCGGATGGTTCCATGGCGACGGCTCAGCAGCTGCGCGCTGCGGCGGGCGACGCGCCGCACGGCTTGCCTACGTACTGCAACACCGGAGCCATCAGCTCTAACAAGATACTCGACCAG GTACAAAAGCGCAAGCTACTATGGTCCAACAAAGAGAAGAAAGTTGCGGAAGCGGAGGCAGCCAAGTGGAGTGGTGCACGATTTTCGCAGGATTCTGATGGCAAACAAGTTTCTAAGTTTATGCGTCTAATGGGCATCAAGGATCCTT ctgcAGTTGTAACGGAAACAGTTGACTCTACTGCTGACCCCAACAAAAAGCAAGAAGAACTTTTCCAAGCAATGCAGGCACAGTACGAGGTTGCACGCGCGACTACGCATACCATGCGAGGGGTTGGTCTTGGCTTCCAGCGGGGAAACTTTTAA
- the LOC125072135 gene encoding arginine/serine-rich coiled-coil protein 2 isoform X3 codes for MDLSEHESQGGESEPELPQAEPQTSEKSSREDRRGSNDSRERERDRERSPDRRERRRERDRHERERRSPRRDDRHYKDRAERCRGPESSRRGGDRPEPKMPALMDLKPYNGDIPQDARDAASPRFVDRDRRDRDRERDRDRDNRHSRRSEERRGGRDRLSERSRSRGAAFPPPSSITNEKRGSPSGDYRPSSYKVNKKLEVMEKMGLQIKTPDGSMATAQQLRAAAGDAPHGLPTYCNTGAISSNKILDQVQKRKLLWSNKEKKVAEAEAAKWSGARFSQDSDGKQVSKFMRLMGIKDPSAVVTETVDSTADPNKKQEELFQAMQAQYEVARATTHTMRGVGLGFQRGNF; via the exons ATGGACTTGAGCGAG CAT GAGTCCCAAGGCGGAGAGTCGGAGCCCGAGCTGCCGCAAGCCGAGCCGCAGACATCAGAAAAATCTTCGCGAGAAGATAGGCGAGGTTCCA ATGACAGTCGTGAGCGCGAACGTGACCGCGAGCGCTCCCCGGACCGACGCGAGCGGCGCCGCGAACGCGACCGACACGAGCGCGAGCGACGCTCTCCGCGCAGAGACGACAGACACTACAAGGACAG AGCGGAGCGATGTCGCGGTCCAGAGAGCTCGCGGCGTGGCGGTGACCGGCCGGAGCCTAAG aTGCCAGCACTTATGGACCTGAAGCCCTACAACGGAGATATTCCACAGGACGCGCGCGACGCAGCCTCGCCCAG ATTTGTTGATCGTGATCGTCGCGACAGAGATAGAGAACGCGACCGCGACCGTGACAATAGACACAGCAGGCGGTCGGAGGAGAgaag GGGTGGCCGGGATCGCCTTTCGGAGCGCTCCAGATCGCGTGGAGCCGCTTTCCCACCACCGAGTTCTAT tacAAATGAAAAGCGCGGTTCTCCGTCGGGTGACTACAGGCCGTCCTCTTATAAAgttaacaagaaactcgaagtTATGGAGAAAATGG GTCTCCAGATCAAGACTCCGGATGGTTCCATGGCGACGGCTCAGCAGCTGCGCGCTGCGGCGGGCGACGCGCCGCACGGCTTGCCTACGTACTGCAACACCGGAGCCATCAGCTCTAACAAGATACTCGACCAG GTACAAAAGCGCAAGCTACTATGGTCCAACAAAGAGAAGAAAGTTGCGGAAGCGGAGGCAGCCAAGTGGAGTGGTGCACGATTTTCGCAGGATTCTGATGGCAAACAAGTTTCTAAGTTTATGCGTCTAATGGGCATCAAGGATCCTT ctgcAGTTGTAACGGAAACAGTTGACTCTACTGCTGACCCCAACAAAAAGCAAGAAGAACTTTTCCAAGCAATGCAGGCACAGTACGAGGTTGCACGCGCGACTACGCATACCATGCGAGGGGTTGGTCTTGGCTTCCAGCGGGGAAACTTTTAA